A stretch of Carya illinoinensis cultivar Pawnee chromosome 14, C.illinoinensisPawnee_v1, whole genome shotgun sequence DNA encodes these proteins:
- the LOC122294023 gene encoding uncharacterized protein LOC122294023: protein MGRGRGKGKRLTITNHDDPGSGEEEKIPAQKRRGRPQKPLKDEIDEEVEKIEEEDSENAKSGTPSKEMKSPSATENGKKRKRNPQVREKPDSVKEENGNGNRLSTDDSTKSNGFRHNGSRRKNKPRRAAEAGVECK, encoded by the coding sequence ATGGGTAGAGGTAGAGGAAAGGGGAAGAGATTAACTATTACCAATCATGATGATCCGGGAAGTGGTGAGGAGGAGAAAATTCCTGCACAGAAGAGAAGGGGAAGACCACAGAAACCGCTAAAGGATGAAATTGACGAAGAAGTCGAAAAGATAGAAGAGGAAGACAGTGAGAATGCAAAATCTGGTACTCCAAGCAAAGAGATGAAGAGCCCTTCGGCAACagaaaatggaaagaagagGAAGCGAAATCCACAGGTAAGAGAAAAGCCAGATTCTGTGAAGGAGGAGAATGGTAATGGCAACAGACTAAGCACTGATGATTCAACTAAGTCTAATGGATTTCGACATAATGGAAGCAGGCGAAAAAACAAGCCTCGTCGAGCTGCTGAAGCAGGTGTTGAGTGCAAGTGA
- the LOC122294021 gene encoding G-type lectin S-receptor-like serine/threonine-protein kinase LECRK3 → MALALPNPLPSSLLLLLLMMACSTSAQTYRNQSLGSSLTAQDGGSSWASPSGDFSFGFQRIGNGGYLLAIWFSQIPEKTIVWAANRNNLVPRGSKVELTTDGQFVLNDPEGKEIWRANITRSGVAYAAMLDSGNLVLATQNSVYLWESFNLPTDTILPTNTIGRLGKLVARYSETNYSNGRFQFSLKSDGNLVLQTRDVILDTANSEYWSSETAGSGFQVVFNESGSIYVAAVNGSIKMISSNAVSMQDFYQRAILEYDGVFRHYVYPRRLNISNSTSSPLAWTPLSPFIPSNICTDTSERIGSGACGFNSYCQLGDNQRPRCLCPEGYAYIDPDDVWKGCKANFIQQSCNESLPEKDLFYLHTMLETNWPESDYEHSEGQTEDWCRNACLGDCFCAAAIYADDGVCWKKKFPLSNGRKDPKQGGKALIKIRKDDSTFKPSDADSKKKDRSTLILIGSVLLSSSVFFNILLLLAAFLAVFRFDYFKPKVVQRYPVMPGMNLRSFTYEELKKATDGFKEELGHGAFATVFKGALESDHGKPVAVKKLNNIVTQGDLEFKAEVSAIGRTNHKNLVQLLGFSNEGQHRLIVYEFMSRGSLANFLFGGSRPNWYQRIQIAFGTARGLLYLHEECSTQIIHCDIKPQNILLDDSLTPRISDFGLAKLLKTDQTRTMTGIRGTKGYVAPEWFRNMPVTVKVDVYSFGILLLEIICCRKSFEADVQNEDQMILADWVYDCYKERKLDLLLGNDEEAMSDMKRVERYVMIAIWCIQEDPSLRPTMKKVIQMMEGAVEVPVPPDPSSFNRSI, encoded by the coding sequence ATGGCATTAGCGTTGCCAAATCCTCTCCCCAGCTCGTTGCTTCTTCTTCTGTTGATGATGGCATGTTCTACCTCAGCTCAAACTTACAGAAACCAATCCTTGGGCTCATCCTTGACAGCGCAGGACGGCGGTTCTTCCTGGGCATCGCCTTCTGGAGACTTTTCTTTTGGCTTCCAACGGATTGGAAATGGAGGTTATCTACTAGCCATCTGGTTCAGCCAAATACCAGAAAAAACCATTGTTTGGGCAGCCAATCGAAATAATCTAGTGCCAAGAGGATCCAAAGTTGAGCTTACTACAGACGGCCAATTTGTGCTCAATGACCCAGAAGGCAAAGAGATATGGAGAGCTAATATTACGCGTTCAGGTGTTGCCTATGCAGCCATGCTTGACAGCGGTAACTTGGTGCTGGCAACCCAGAATTCTGTGTATTTGTGGGAGAGTTTTAATCTTCCAACTGATACAATATTACCAACAAACACTATTGGTCGGCTCGGAAAACTTGTTGCACGTTACTCGGAAACGAATTACTCAAACGGAAGATTCCAGTTCTCACTGAAATCGGATGGAAATCTTGTGCTTCAAACTAGAGATGTAATACTGGACACTGCTAATTCTGAGTATTGGTCAAGCGAAACTGCGGGCAGTGGTTTTCAGGTTGTCTTCAACGAGTCTGGTTCTATATACGTTGCAGCAGTAAACGGAAGCATAAAGATGATATCATCGAATGCCGTATCTATGCAAGACTTTTATCAGAGAGCGATTCTTGAATATGATGGAGTTTTTAGGCATTATGTATACCCAAGACGCCTTAATATTTCGAATTCCACGAGTTCGCCTTTGGCTTGGACCCCTTTGTCGCCCTTCATACCTTCTAATATCTGCACAGACACATCGGAACGTATAGGCAGTGGAGCTTGTGGTTTCAACAGCTACTGCCAATTAGGAGATAATCAAAGACCTCGTTGCTTATGCCCAGAAGGATACGCTTACATTGATCCAGATGATGTATGGAAAGGATGTAAAGCAAACTTTATCCAACAAAGTTGTAATGAATCATTGCCGGAAAAGGATCTTTTTTACCTTCATACTATGCTAGAAACAAATTGGCCCGAATCTGATTATGAACATTCTGAAGGCCAAACTGAGGATTGGTGCAGGAATGCTTGCTTGGGTGATTGTTTTTGCGCTGCTGCCATTTATGCAGACGACGGAGTGTGCTGGAAGAAGAAATTTCCACTCTCGAATGGGAGGAAGGACCCCAAACAGGGAGGAAAGGCCCTGATCAAAATACGGAAAGATGATTCAACTTTCAAGCCTTCAGATGCAGATTCTAAGAAGAAAGATCGTTCCACTCTGATCCTTATTGGATCGGTGCTCTTAAGCAGCTCGGTGTTTTTCAACATACTCTTGCTGTTGGCGGCCTTTCTGGCTGTCTTTCGCTTCGATTATTTTAAGCCAAAGGTCGTTCAAAGATACCCAGTGATGCCAGGCATGAACTTGCGAAGTTTCACCTATGAGGAACTAAAAAAAGCTACAGATGGATTCAAGGAAGAGCTGGGGCATGGTGCTTTTGCAACAGTTTTTAAAGGGGCCCTAGAATCTGATCATGGTAAGcctgttgcagttaaaaagttGAACAATATCGTGACACAAGGCGATCTGGAGTTCAAAGCAGAAGTGAGTGCTATTGGCAGAACAAATCACAAAAATTTGGTACAACTGCTTGGTTTCAGTAATGAGGGGCAGCACAGGCTTATTGTATATGAATTCATGAGCCGTGGTTCTCTAGCAAACTTCCTTTTTGGAGGATCACGGCCTAACTGGTACCAAAGAATACAAATTGCATTCGGAACTGCAAGAGGGCTCTTGTACTTGCATGAAGAGTGCAGCACCCAGATCATACATTGCGATATCAAGCCACAGAACATCCTTTTGGATGACTCTTTGACACCAAGAATTTCTGACTTTGGATTAGCCAAGCTTTTGAAGACAGACCAGACTCGGACTATGACCGGAATCAGAGGAACCAAAGGGTATGTAGCCCCTGAATGGTTCAGAAACATGCCCGTTACAGTCAAGGTGGATGTTTACAGCTTTGGAATCTTGCTGCTAGAGATCATCTGCTGCCGGAAGAGTTTTGAAGCAGATGTACAGAATGAGGATCAGATGATACTTGCAGATTGGGTGTATGACTGCTATAAagagaggaaactggatctCTTATTGGGGAATGATGAGGAAGCAATGTCTGACATGAAGAGAGTGGAGAGATATGTGATGATTGCAATATGGTGCATTCAGGAGGATCCATCGCTACGGCCAACAATGAAGAAAGTCATACAGATGATGGAAGGAGCTGTTGAAGTGCCAGTTCCTCCAGATCCATCCTCATTTAATCGTTCAATCTAG
- the LOC122294022 gene encoding G-type lectin S-receptor-like serine/threonine-protein kinase LECRK3 — MAFALPNPLPSSLLLLLLMMACSTSAQTYRNHSLGSSLTAQDDDSSWASPNGHFSFGFRRIENGGYLLAIWFSQIPKLTIVWSANGDDLAPRGSKVELTTDGQFELKDPEGKKIWGADVALSGVAYAAMLDSGNLVLATQNSEYLWESFKFPTDTILPTNTIDLGGKLVARYSETNYSNGRFQFSLQSDGSFVLQTIDFPLDSANSVYWSSETGQSGFQVVFNQSGSIYVAAKDGSILKTISPITKSTQDFYQRAILEYDGVFRHYAYPKRLNISSMSNPPDWTPSSNFIPINICRAITQDTGGGACGFNSYCKLGDDQRPRCICPEGYASIDPDDERKGCKANFIQQSCNESLPGKDHFYIQPMLNINWPRSDYEHFQGQTEDWCGNACLGDCFCALAIYGSNGVCWKKKFPLSNGRLDPREGAKALIKIRKDDSTFKPSGADSKKKDRSTLILVGSVLLGSSVFFNLLFLLAAFLAVFRFDYFKPKVVQRYPVMPGMNLRSFTYEELKKATNGFKEELGHGAFAIVYKGAVESDRGKPVAVKKLNNIVTQGDLEFKAEVSAIGRTNHKNLVQLLGFSNEGQHRLIVYEFMSRGSLANFLFGGSRPNWYQRIQIALGTARGLLYLHEECSTQIIHCDIKPQNILLDDSLTPRISDFGLAKLLKTDQTRTMTGIRGTKGYVAPEWFRNMPVTVKVDVYSFGILLLEIICCRKSFEADAQNEDQMILADWVYDCYKERKLDLSLGNDEEAMSDMKRVERYVMIAIWCIQEDPSLRPTMKKVIQMMEGTVEVPVPPNPSSFNRSI, encoded by the coding sequence ATGGCTTTTGCATTGCCAAATCCTCTCCCCAGCTCGTTGCTGCTTCTTCTGTTGATGATGGCATGTTCTACCTCAGCTCAAACTTACAGAAACCACTCCTTAGGCTCATCCTTGACAGCTCAGGACGACGATTCTTCCTGGGCATCGCCTAACGGTCACTTTTCTTTTGGCTTCCGACGGATTGAAAATGGAGGTTATCTACTAGCCATCTGGTTCAGCCAAATACCAAAACTAACCATTGTCTGGTCAGCCAATGGAGATGATCTAGCGCCAAGAGGATCCAAAGTTGAGCTTACGACAGACGGCCAATTTGAGCTCAAGGACCCAGAAGGAAAAAAGATATGGGGAGCTGATGTAGCGCTTTCAGGTGTTGCCTATGCAGCCATGCTTGACAGCGGAAACTTGGTGCTGGCAACCCAGAATTCTGAGTATTTGTGGGAGAGTTTTAAATTTCCAACTGATACAATATTACCCACAAACACTATTGATCTGGGCGGAAAACTTGTTGCACGTTACTCGGAAACGAATTACTCAAACGGAAGATTCCAGTTCTCACTGCAATCGGATGGAAGTTTTGTGCTTCAAACTATAGATTTTCCATTGGACTCTGCTAATTCTGTTTATTGGTCAAGCGAAACCGGGCAGAGTGGTTTTCAGGTTGTATTCAACCAGTCTGGTTCTATATACGTTGCAGCAAAAGACGGAAGCATACTTAAGACGATATCACCGATTACCAAATCTACGCAAGACTTTTATCAGAGAGCGATTCTTGAATATGATGGAGTTTTTAGGCATTATGCATACCCAAAACGCCTTAATATTTCGTCCATGAGTAATCCTCCGGATTGGACCCCTTCGTCGAACTTCATCCCTATTAATATCTGCAGAGCCATAACGCAAGATACAGGCGGTGGAGCTTGTGGTTTCAACAGCTACTGCAAATTAGGAGATGATCAAAGACCTCGTTGCATATGCCCCGAAGGATACGCTTCCATTGATCCAGATGATGAAAGGAAAGGATGTAAAGCAAACTTTATCCAACAAAGTTGTAATGAATCATTGCCGGGAAAGGATCATTTTTACATTCAACCTATGCTAAATATAAATTGGCCCCGATCTGATTATGAACATTTTCAAGGCCAAACTGAGGATTGGTGCGGGAATGCTTGCTTGGGTGATTGTTTTTGCGCTCTTGCCATTTATGGAAGCAACGGAGTGTGCTGGAAGAAGAAATTTCCACTCTCGAATGGAAGGCTGGATCCCAGAGAGGGAGCGAAGGCCCTGATCAAAATACGGAAAGATGATTCAACTTTCAAGCCTTCAGGTGCAGATTCTAAGAAGAAAGATCGTTCAACTCTGATCCTTGTTGGATCGGTGCTCTTAGGCAGCTCAGTATTTTTCAACCTACTCTTTCTGTTGGCGGCCTTTCTGGCTGTCTTTCGCTTCGATTATTTTAAGCCAAAGGTCGTTCAAAGATACCCAGTGATGCCAGGCATGAACTTGCGAAGTTTCACCTATGAGGAACTAAAAAAAGCTACAAATGGATTCAAGGAAGAGCTGGGGCATGGTGCTTTTGCAATAGTTTATAAAGGGGCCGTAGAATCTGATCGTGGCAAGcctgttgcagttaaaaagttGAACAATATCGTGACACAAGGCGATCTGGAGTTCAAAGCAGAAGTGAGTGCTATTGGCAGAACAAATCACAAAAATTTGGTACAACTGCTTGGTTTCAGTAATGAGGGGCAGCACAGGCTTATTGTATATGAATTCATGAGCCGTGGTTCTCTAGCAAACTTCCTCTTTGGAGGATCACGGCCTAACTGGTACCAAAGAATACAAATTGCATTAGGAACTGCAAGAGGGCTCTTGTACTTGCATGAAGAGTGCAGCACCCAGATCATACATTGCGATATCAAGCCACAGAACATCCTTTTGGATGACTCTTTGACACCAAGAATTTCTGACTTTGGATTAGCCAAGCTTTTGAAGACAGACCAGACTCGGACTATGACCGGAATTAGAGGAACCAAAGGGTATGTAGCCCCTGAGTGGTTCAGAAACATGCCCGTCACAGTCAAGGTGGATGTTTACAGCTTTGGAATCTTGCTGCTAGAGATCATCTGCTGCCGGAAGAGTTTTGAAGCAGATGCACAGAATGAGGATCAGATGATACTTGCAGATTGGGTGTATGACTGCTATAAAGAGAGAAAACTGGATCTCTCATTGGGGAATGATGAGGAAGCAATGTCTGACATGAAGAGAGTGGAAAGATATGTGATGATTGCAATATGGTGCATTCAGGAGGATCCATCGCTAAGGCCAACAATGAAGAAAGTCATACAGATGATGGAAGGAACTGTTGAAGTGCCAGTTCCTCCAAATCCATCCTCATTTAATCGTTCAATCTAG